The Pelagibacterium halotolerans B2 genome has a segment encoding these proteins:
- a CDS encoding ABC transporter ATP-binding protein, with product MDKPFLEIDGLAKRFPNPKGEDLTVFENVNFDIDRGEFICIIGHSGCGKSTILNVLAGLDEPTEGAVTMDGKEVSGPSLDRGIVFQNYSLLPWMSAIKNVAFGVKARNPKWSRAQVYDHAKTFLDMVGLRDGAEHRKPAQLSGGMRQRVSIARAFAIEPKLLLLDEPFGALDALTRGTIQDELIRIWQGTNQTVFMITHDVDEAILLADRILLMSNGPKAQVAESVFVDIERPRRRAEIIHDPAYYKIRNHLVDFLSARSAQIALGGEGNSNAMARPRTVNPAREGTPEIAEDSDRPRLVSIA from the coding sequence ATGGACAAACCATTTCTCGAAATCGACGGATTGGCCAAGCGGTTCCCCAATCCGAAAGGTGAAGACCTTACGGTCTTCGAGAACGTCAACTTCGATATCGACAGGGGCGAATTCATTTGCATCATCGGGCATTCGGGATGCGGGAAATCGACGATCCTGAACGTGCTTGCGGGGCTGGACGAGCCGACCGAGGGTGCGGTGACGATGGACGGCAAGGAGGTTTCTGGACCGAGCCTCGATCGCGGCATCGTCTTCCAGAACTATTCGCTCTTGCCCTGGATGAGCGCCATCAAGAACGTCGCGTTCGGGGTCAAGGCGCGCAATCCCAAATGGAGCCGCGCGCAGGTCTATGACCACGCCAAGACATTTCTGGACATGGTCGGCCTCAGGGATGGTGCCGAACACAGAAAGCCGGCCCAGCTTTCGGGCGGCATGCGCCAGCGCGTCTCGATTGCGCGCGCCTTTGCGATCGAACCCAAACTGCTCTTGCTCGATGAGCCCTTCGGGGCGCTCGATGCCCTGACCCGCGGCACGATCCAGGACGAGTTGATCCGCATCTGGCAGGGCACCAACCAGACGGTGTTCATGATCACTCACGACGTGGATGAAGCGATCCTTCTGGCCGACCGCATCCTGCTCATGAGCAATGGCCCCAAGGCGCAGGTTGCCGAAAGCGTATTCGTCGACATCGAGCGGCCCCGACGCCGCGCCGAGATCATCCACGATCCGGCCTATTACAAGATCCGCAACCATCTGGTCGATTTTCTCTCCGCGCGTTCGGCGCAGATCGCGCTTGGCGGTGAGGGAAATTCGAACGCGATGGCCCGTCCGCGCACGGTCAATCCCGCACGGGAGGGAACGCCCGAAATCGCCGAAGACAGCGACCGCCCGCGTCTTGTCTCGATTGCCTGA
- a CDS encoding CmpA/NrtA family ABC transporter substrate-binding protein has protein sequence MTSLGNPYDGRTDLRHTRGCGCANCKAGASPSASEDMSSDAMMERVVESAIVRSTFGHRDISRRSFASMLGASTLAAAFASILPMDKVKANILEEIGTPEKTDLRVGFVPITCATPIIMAEPMGFYERYGLNVEVVKTSSWAIARDMSLSGEYDASHMLTPMPLAITLGAGSTATPFLMPAVENINGQAIVLRNDHQDKNDDPSLWKGMTFGVPFEYSMHNFLLRYYVAEHGLDPDRDIQIRVVPPPEMVANLSAGNLDGYLSPDPFNQRAVWENAGFIHKLTKDIWEGHPCCAFACSAEFAQTMPNTYGSLLRALVDATQYASASENRMEISEAIAPTNYLNQPVEVIQQVLTGRYADGLGSVQDVPDRIDFDPFPWHSMGVWILTQMKRWGYIEGDVDYRAVAEQVYLASDCATVMRDLGLTPPEETYKSHVIMGKTFDPAEPEAYVDSFAIKRS, from the coding sequence ATCACGAGCTTGGGCAACCCGTATGATGGAAGGACCGACCTCAGGCACACCAGGGGCTGTGGCTGCGCCAACTGCAAGGCCGGCGCTTCACCTTCGGCAAGCGAGGACATGTCCAGCGACGCCATGATGGAACGGGTCGTCGAAAGCGCTATCGTGCGCTCGACCTTCGGTCATCGCGACATCTCGCGCCGCAGCTTCGCCTCCATGCTCGGAGCATCCACGCTCGCTGCGGCTTTTGCCTCCATCCTGCCCATGGACAAGGTCAAGGCCAACATCCTCGAAGAGATCGGCACGCCGGAAAAAACCGATCTGCGCGTGGGTTTCGTACCCATCACCTGCGCAACCCCGATCATCATGGCTGAGCCCATGGGCTTTTACGAGCGCTATGGGCTCAATGTGGAAGTGGTGAAAACCTCCAGTTGGGCCATTGCCCGCGACATGTCGCTTTCGGGTGAATATGACGCGTCGCACATGCTGACCCCCATGCCACTGGCCATCACGCTGGGTGCTGGTTCGACCGCAACACCGTTTCTCATGCCGGCGGTCGAGAACATCAACGGCCAGGCGATCGTCTTGCGCAACGATCACCAGGACAAGAACGATGATCCATCGCTGTGGAAAGGCATGACCTTCGGGGTGCCGTTCGAATATTCCATGCACAACTTCCTGCTGCGCTATTACGTTGCAGAACATGGCCTCGACCCCGACCGCGACATCCAGATCCGCGTGGTTCCGCCCCCGGAAATGGTCGCCAACCTTTCGGCGGGTAATCTCGACGGCTATCTCTCCCCAGATCCATTCAACCAGCGCGCCGTCTGGGAGAATGCGGGCTTTATTCACAAGCTCACCAAGGACATCTGGGAGGGCCACCCGTGCTGTGCGTTCGCGTGTTCGGCCGAATTCGCACAGACCATGCCCAACACCTATGGCAGTCTGCTGCGCGCCCTAGTCGATGCCACCCAATATGCCAGCGCATCGGAAAACCGGATGGAGATTTCCGAGGCTATTGCGCCAACCAATTATCTCAACCAGCCGGTCGAGGTGATCCAGCAGGTCCTCACGGGACGCTACGCGGATGGGCTGGGCAGCGTCCAGGACGTGCCCGACCGTATCGATTTCGATCCCTTCCCCTGGCATTCGATGGGTGTCTGGATCCTCACCCAGATGAAGCGCTGGGGCTATATCGAGGGCGATGTCGACTATCGCGCCGTGGCCGAGCAGGTCTATCTCGCCTCGGACTGCGCCACCGTCATGCGCGATCTGGGCCTCACCCCGCCCGAAGAAACCTACAAATCGCATGTCATCATGGGCAAGACCTTCGATCCGGCCGAGCCGGAAGCCTATGTCGACAGCTTTGCCATCAAGCGGAGCTAA
- a CDS encoding TRAP transporter substrate-binding protein — protein sequence MINRSILTALAVATLFVPAAYAQSLSFKVLGQPAGSGLIAQNKEQPFFEALAENAGLDVSVQYLPVDVAGIPDSDGLRVLKSGLFDIVSIRGPQVSRDEPSILGMDLIGLNTSYESGRAHIDAFYDTVDQRLQTQFNAKLLGVWPAGPQIIFCKPEISGLADLQGLKVRVGDQSAANFMAGLGATGVPMPFGEVQQSLARGVVDCAVTGPASANSGGWPEATTTVLPLALQMAVNGYAINLDKWNAMSAEDQDKLQTAITALTDDIWTYSEELYADAMRCNSGETPCSLATSYSLKQAPVSDTDVATVAAAVGEVSLPVWAEQCNAVFAECEAKWRETVGLELGL from the coding sequence ATGATCAACCGTTCGATCCTGACAGCCTTGGCCGTCGCCACGCTGTTCGTTCCCGCCGCCTATGCGCAGTCGCTGTCGTTCAAGGTGCTTGGCCAGCCGGCCGGTTCGGGGCTCATCGCCCAGAACAAGGAGCAGCCCTTCTTCGAGGCGCTCGCCGAGAATGCCGGTCTCGACGTGTCCGTGCAGTATCTGCCGGTCGATGTCGCCGGCATTCCGGATTCCGATGGCCTGCGGGTTCTCAAGTCGGGCCTGTTCGACATCGTCTCCATTCGCGGTCCGCAGGTGAGCCGTGACGAACCCTCGATCCTGGGCATGGACCTGATCGGCCTCAACACCAGCTATGAAAGCGGCCGCGCCCATATCGACGCCTTCTACGACACCGTCGACCAGCGCCTACAGACCCAGTTCAATGCCAAGCTGCTCGGCGTCTGGCCTGCCGGTCCCCAGATCATCTTCTGCAAGCCGGAAATCTCCGGGCTCGCGGACCTCCAGGGCCTCAAGGTTCGCGTCGGCGACCAGAGTGCTGCCAATTTCATGGCGGGCCTGGGCGCAACCGGTGTTCCGATGCCCTTTGGCGAAGTGCAGCAATCACTGGCGCGCGGCGTCGTCGATTGTGCGGTCACCGGCCCAGCATCGGCCAATTCGGGCGGCTGGCCGGAAGCCACGACCACGGTTCTACCTCTGGCCCTGCAAATGGCAGTCAACGGCTATGCTATTAACCTCGACAAGTGGAACGCCATGTCTGCCGAGGACCAGGACAAGCTCCAGACGGCGATCACGGCCCTGACTGACGACATCTGGACCTATTCCGAAGAACTCTATGCTGATGCCATGCGCTGCAACAGCGGCGAAACGCCATGCTCGCTGGCAACCTCCTACAGCCTCAAGCAGGCGCCGGTCTCCGATACGGATGTGGCAACCGTCGCCGCAGCAGTGGGTGAAGTGTCCCTGCCGGTCTGGGCCGAGCAGTGCAACGCGGTCTTTGCCGAGTGCGAAGCCAAATGGCGCGAGACGGTCGGCTTGGAGCTCGGTCTCTGA
- the cynS gene encoding cyanase has translation MNKADVTDMILEKKRATGITWGEIAEGIGMSDVFTTSACLGMNAFPREKADILARNLGLPQEAAVVLAEYPTKVFSQSVPTDPAVYRLYEIVGVYGDTIKELINEKAGNGIMSAIDFEMSVEKVPNAKGDRIELKISGKYLEYKSW, from the coding sequence ATGAACAAGGCTGACGTCACCGACATGATCCTCGAAAAGAAGCGTGCCACGGGGATCACCTGGGGGGAAATTGCCGAAGGGATCGGCATGTCGGATGTGTTTACGACCTCCGCGTGCCTGGGCATGAATGCTTTCCCGCGCGAAAAGGCCGATATCCTCGCCCGCAATCTGGGGCTGCCACAGGAAGCCGCCGTGGTGCTGGCTGAGTATCCGACCAAAGTTTTCAGCCAGTCAGTCCCGACCGATCCAGCAGTCTACCGCCTTTACGAGATCGTCGGCGTCTACGGTGACACGATTAAGGAATTGATCAACGAAAAAGCGGGCAACGGCATAATGAGCGCTATTGACTTCGAGATGAGCGTAGAAAAGGTACCGAACGCCAAGGGTGACAGGATCGAGTTGAAGATTTCGGGCAAGTATCTCGAATACAAGAGTTGGTGA
- a CDS encoding sigma 54-interacting transcriptional regulator: MTEVLEALISAKSDPVLVVDPVRDVLVFANPAARSFFGARLDEAATGTMRTLYGACIAQLHIATEAALEQGCYYASDLQPDGSTAMDTVEHQLVAIKTADGPLLMITIADLEQRRRRSIDHEANNYHRQGLEEWRRAERFFREIERENQLILAAAGEGIFGVNADGVTTFVNPAAQAMLGWKADDLVGKNMHAMVHYKHPDGSHYHGSDCPIYGAFRNGTINTVEDECFWRKDGSPIRVEYTSTPIEDDGALVGAVIVFRDISQRKQNEAQLREAMAENARLRERLEMENAYLQEEILSQSNHYDIIGSSSLIRKILKQIDLVAPTDANVLITGESGTGKELVARAIHQASHRSERPLIRVNCAAIPRELFESEFFGHVKGAFTGALRDRIGRFELANGGTIFLDEVGEIPLDLQSKLLRVVQDRRFERLGEERTREVDIRVIAATNRDLQKEVAKGNFREDLYFRLNVFPVECAPLRDRRDDIPVLADHFLKIACSRLNIASPVLTRANIVELKAYSWPGNARELQNLIERAAILARNGRMQFSLNAPPQAAISPPSPAPRQLGDEILTRNQILELERQNIRRALDLADGRVSGAKGAAELLGMRPTTLYSRIKALEL, from the coding sequence GTGACGGAGGTGCTGGAAGCCCTGATCTCGGCCAAGTCCGATCCGGTCCTTGTCGTGGACCCGGTGCGCGATGTGCTTGTTTTTGCAAATCCGGCGGCGCGATCGTTCTTTGGCGCACGCCTCGATGAGGCGGCAACGGGAACGATGCGGACGCTTTATGGTGCCTGCATCGCCCAGTTGCATATCGCGACTGAAGCCGCGCTCGAACAGGGCTGCTATTATGCCAGCGACCTGCAGCCCGACGGCAGCACGGCCATGGATACGGTCGAGCATCAGTTGGTGGCCATCAAAACCGCCGATGGGCCGCTGTTGATGATCACCATCGCCGATCTCGAGCAGCGGCGCCGCCGCAGCATCGACCACGAGGCCAACAATTACCATCGGCAGGGCCTTGAGGAGTGGCGGCGTGCCGAGCGGTTCTTCCGCGAAATCGAACGTGAGAACCAGCTTATTCTCGCGGCGGCCGGCGAGGGGATATTCGGGGTCAACGCCGATGGGGTCACCACCTTCGTCAACCCGGCCGCCCAGGCGATGCTGGGCTGGAAGGCCGACGACCTGGTGGGCAAGAACATGCACGCCATGGTGCACTACAAGCACCCGGACGGTTCGCACTATCACGGCTCGGACTGCCCCATTTACGGCGCGTTCCGCAACGGCACCATCAACACCGTCGAGGACGAATGCTTCTGGCGCAAGGACGGCAGCCCGATCCGCGTGGAATATACGTCCACCCCCATCGAGGACGACGGGGCACTGGTCGGGGCGGTCATCGTTTTTCGCGACATTTCCCAGCGCAAGCAGAACGAGGCGCAATTGCGCGAGGCGATGGCCGAAAATGCCCGGCTGCGTGAGCGGCTGGAGATGGAGAACGCCTACCTGCAGGAAGAAATTCTCTCCCAGTCCAATCACTACGACATCATCGGGTCCTCGTCCCTGATCCGAAAGATCCTGAAACAGATCGATCTGGTGGCGCCCACCGACGCCAATGTGCTGATCACCGGGGAAAGCGGGACGGGCAAGGAACTGGTGGCGCGCGCCATCCATCAGGCCTCGCACCGCTCCGAGCGCCCGCTGATCCGGGTGAACTGCGCCGCCATTCCGCGCGAGCTGTTCGAAAGCGAGTTTTTCGGCCACGTCAAAGGGGCATTCACCGGCGCCTTGCGCGACCGGATCGGCCGGTTTGAACTGGCCAATGGCGGTACGATCTTTCTCGACGAGGTGGGTGAGATCCCGCTCGATCTGCAATCGAAACTGCTCCGGGTGGTCCAGGACCGGCGCTTCGAGCGCCTGGGCGAAGAGAGGACCCGCGAGGTCGACATCCGGGTAATCGCGGCCACCAACCGCGATTTGCAGAAAGAGGTGGCCAAGGGCAATTTCCGCGAAGATCTCTATTTCCGGCTCAACGTCTTTCCGGTCGAGTGCGCCCCCCTGCGCGATCGCCGCGACGATATTCCGGTGCTGGCCGACCATTTCCTCAAGATCGCCTGCAGCCGTCTCAACATCGCCTCGCCGGTGCTGACCCGCGCAAACATCGTCGAGCTCAAGGCCTATAGCTGGCCCGGAAACGCCCGCGAATTACAGAATCTGATCGAACGCGCCGCGATTCTGGCGCGCAACGGGCGGATGCAGTTCAGCCTCAACGCTCCGCCTCAGGCCGCGATATCGCCACCATCCCCGGCGCCCCGGCAACTCGGTGACGAAATCCTGACACGCAACCAGATTCTCGAGCTCGAGCGGCAAAATATCCGGCGGGCGCTCGATCTGGCCGATGGCCGGGTGTCGGGCGCAAAGGGCGCCGCCGAACTGCTCGGCATGCGGCCAACAACACTCTACTCTCGGATAAAGGCGTTGGAACTCTAG
- a CDS encoding TRAP transporter small permease subunit: MKRMAQLSGITFGAIMIALSFAIAAETILRKFFSHSMGGIDELGGYAVAVIAPLAFLVTAYEQAHIRINILHGKLPLRARAILNTVAAVSLGLLALFLLYFTFKTVQDTLTYRSIAQTPWATPLIFPQSVWLVAMLAFTAGTLVISARTLLLAIRGDWTTLDRKFGPGSPQDELEAELAELKTRERA; this comes from the coding sequence ATGAAACGCATGGCGCAACTGTCTGGCATCACGTTTGGCGCGATCATGATCGCGCTATCATTTGCGATTGCGGCAGAGACTATCCTGCGAAAGTTCTTCTCCCACTCAATGGGCGGCATTGACGAATTGGGCGGCTATGCTGTCGCGGTCATCGCGCCGCTGGCCTTCCTCGTCACCGCCTATGAGCAGGCCCATATCCGCATCAACATCCTGCACGGAAAGCTGCCATTGCGGGCACGGGCCATTCTCAACACTGTCGCGGCGGTCTCCCTGGGCCTGCTGGCATTGTTCCTGCTCTATTTCACTTTCAAGACCGTGCAGGACACGCTGACCTATCGCTCCATCGCCCAGACCCCCTGGGCAACACCTCTCATTTTTCCGCAGAGCGTGTGGTTGGTCGCCATGCTCGCCTTCACCGCCGGTACACTTGTGATCTCGGCACGGACCTTGCTGTTGGCGATCCGGGGGGACTGGACGACGCTGGACCGAAAATTCGGACCCGGCTCGCCGCAGGATGAGCTGGAGGCCGAACTGGCCGAACTGAAGACCCGCGAAAGGGCGTAG
- a CDS encoding UdgX family uracil-DNA binding protein (This protein belongs to the uracil DNA glycosylase superfamily, members of which act in excision repair of DNA. However, it belongs more specifically to UdgX branch, whose founding member was found to bind uracil in DNA (where it does not belong), without cleaving it, appears to promote DNA repair by a pathway involving RecA, rather than base excision.) translates to MYENATQVVFGEGPSQAPIMMVGEQPGDREDIEGHPFVGPAGKVLDQVLIEVGIDRTKVFVTNAVKHFKFAPRGKRRLHQKPNGGEISACRFWLDHERALVRPKVIVALGATAAQSLLGSGATISQLRDAPRELDDGTMVFVAVHPSYLLRMPDRTKAAKERKAFTRDLGAVRHYVESIKGGRVALDRKNADP, encoded by the coding sequence CTGTATGAAAATGCAACGCAAGTTGTTTTCGGTGAGGGTCCCAGCCAGGCACCGATCATGATGGTTGGCGAACAACCCGGAGACCGGGAAGATATCGAAGGTCATCCCTTTGTGGGACCGGCCGGCAAAGTGCTTGATCAGGTGCTGATCGAAGTGGGGATCGACCGGACCAAGGTGTTTGTGACCAATGCCGTCAAGCATTTCAAATTCGCGCCACGCGGCAAAAGGCGGCTGCACCAGAAGCCCAATGGAGGAGAGATTTCCGCCTGTCGGTTCTGGCTCGATCACGAGCGGGCGCTGGTGCGGCCCAAGGTCATCGTGGCGCTCGGGGCGACGGCGGCGCAAAGCCTATTGGGCTCGGGCGCCACGATATCGCAACTGCGCGATGCGCCAAGAGAATTGGATGACGGGACGATGGTTTTCGTCGCCGTCCACCCCTCTTACCTGTTGCGCATGCCCGACCGAACCAAAGCCGCTAAAGAGCGAAAAGCTTTTACTCGCGATCTGGGCGCTGTCAGGCACTATGTGGAAAGCATCAAAGGGGGTCGTGTGGCGCTTGACAGGAAGAACGCCGATCCCTAA
- a CDS encoding ring-cleaving dioxygenase yields the protein MALELTGLHHLTAVTANARENLRFYTKVLGLRLVKRTVNQDDTTAYHLFYGDGKASPGSDITFFDWPTPPEQRGTHAIVRTAFRVEGETSLEWWKAHLESNGVKTSDIAERAGHVSLDFEDPEGQRLRLVNDTRAGGAQPWEKSPVPKERQIKGLGPITMSVPDLKRSEAVLTVVMNMRKVRTHPATNDQGEVHVYAMGDGGASAELHVAVEPDLPFARPGAGGVHHVAFRTPDKKQFDQWVARATQAGLRTSGEVERYYFTSLYFREPNGILFEIATDGPGFDVDEPMETLGEHLALPPFLEPKRAQIEAGLKPID from the coding sequence ATGGCCCTCGAACTCACTGGACTGCATCATCTGACCGCCGTAACCGCCAATGCGCGCGAAAACCTGCGATTCTACACGAAGGTTCTCGGCTTGCGGTTGGTCAAGCGCACCGTCAACCAGGACGACACCACCGCCTATCACCTGTTTTACGGCGATGGCAAAGCCTCGCCCGGTTCCGATATCACCTTCTTCGATTGGCCCACCCCGCCCGAACAGCGTGGCACGCATGCCATCGTGCGCACCGCGTTCCGGGTAGAGGGAGAAACATCGCTCGAGTGGTGGAAGGCCCATCTCGAGTCCAATGGCGTCAAGACCTCCGATATCGCTGAACGAGCCGGCCATGTGTCGCTCGATTTCGAGGATCCGGAAGGTCAGCGCCTTCGGCTGGTCAATGACACCCGCGCCGGTGGCGCCCAGCCCTGGGAAAAAAGCCCGGTGCCCAAAGAGCGCCAGATCAAGGGGCTGGGCCCGATCACCATGAGCGTGCCCGATCTCAAGCGCTCCGAGGCGGTCCTCACCGTCGTCATGAACATGCGCAAGGTCCGCACCCATCCCGCGACAAACGATCAGGGCGAGGTCCACGTCTATGCCATGGGCGATGGTGGCGCATCGGCCGAACTTCATGTCGCGGTCGAACCCGATTTGCCGTTTGCCCGGCCCGGCGCAGGTGGCGTGCATCATGTCGCCTTCCGCACGCCGGACAAAAAACAGTTCGACCAGTGGGTGGCGCGCGCGACCCAGGCTGGCCTGCGCACATCGGGCGAGGTCGAGCGCTACTATTTCACCTCGCTCTATTTCCGCGAGCCCAATGGCATCTTGTTTGAGATTGCCACGGACGGCCCCGGCTTCGACGTCGATGAACCGATGGAAACGCTCGGCGAGCACCTCGCCCTGCCGCCCTTCCTTGAGCCCAAGCGCGCCCAGATCGAGGCGGGCCTCAAGCCGATCGATTGA
- a CDS encoding TRAP transporter large permease — protein MSITIVGIGFAIMLGLMFLGIPVAVAIVAVGVLGGLAFYGMPLVDMMGGVVWTSFNSPSILAIPLFMLLGELLLRGGIADKMFDAFAVWLDRLPGGLLHTNIATSALFSATSGSSVATAATVGTIALPALNQRNYPIGASLGSLAAGGTLGILIPPSINLLVYGSLANASVGQLFAAGLVPGVLLALSFSLYIAIFQGRSSRDVGQPKLSLRAKLGYLKYLFPPFLIFGVVMGSIYGGLATPTESAALGVVIALAIVAVMKRLSWALLLNCCMQAARTTGMTVIVLSCALLLNVTISMLGATQVVTQWVAGFGLDAFTLLLVLIIFYIVLGMFMDAMSMLVLTVPIAVPMVAAVGVDPIWFGIFIILMCEIALITPPVGMNLFVVHGLRRDGGSFNDVIKGGLPYVGVMIGFVILTMLVPEIVTWLPDRLAGL, from the coding sequence ATGAGCATCACCATTGTCGGAATTGGCTTCGCCATCATGCTTGGCCTCATGTTTCTCGGCATTCCCGTGGCCGTCGCCATTGTCGCAGTGGGCGTCCTGGGAGGCCTGGCCTTTTACGGCATGCCGCTGGTCGACATGATGGGCGGCGTGGTCTGGACCAGCTTCAACTCGCCCTCGATCCTCGCCATTCCATTGTTCATGCTGCTGGGCGAACTGCTGCTGCGTGGCGGCATTGCCGACAAGATGTTTGATGCCTTTGCGGTGTGGCTCGATCGGTTGCCGGGCGGATTGCTGCACACCAATATCGCCACGAGCGCCCTGTTTTCGGCCACCTCGGGCTCGTCGGTGGCGACCGCGGCTACCGTGGGCACCATCGCATTGCCGGCACTCAACCAGCGCAACTATCCGATCGGCGCCTCGCTCGGCTCGCTGGCGGCGGGTGGCACGCTGGGCATCCTGATCCCACCCTCGATCAACCTGCTGGTCTATGGCTCGCTTGCCAATGCCTCGGTGGGACAACTGTTTGCTGCCGGACTGGTACCGGGAGTTTTGTTGGCCCTGTCCTTCTCGCTCTACATCGCAATATTCCAGGGCCGGAGCAGCCGCGATGTCGGGCAACCGAAACTCTCGTTGCGCGCCAAGCTGGGTTACCTCAAATACCTGTTCCCACCCTTCCTGATCTTCGGCGTGGTGATGGGGTCCATCTATGGCGGGCTTGCAACCCCGACGGAGTCGGCAGCGCTCGGCGTCGTCATCGCTCTCGCCATTGTTGCAGTGATGAAGCGGCTGAGCTGGGCGCTCTTGCTCAATTGCTGCATGCAGGCGGCACGCACCACAGGCATGACCGTGATCGTCCTCAGTTGCGCCCTGCTGCTCAACGTCACCATCTCCATGCTGGGGGCCACGCAGGTGGTTACGCAATGGGTGGCCGGATTTGGGCTCGATGCGTTCACCCTGCTGCTTGTGCTGATCATCTTCTATATCGTGCTCGGCATGTTCATGGATGCCATGTCCATGCTGGTGCTGACCGTGCCGATTGCCGTGCCAATGGTCGCCGCCGTTGGCGTCGATCCGATCTGGTTCGGCATCTTCATTATCCTCATGTGCGAGATCGCCCTTATCACCCCACCTGTCGGTATGAACCTGTTCGTGGTGCATGGCCTCAGACGCGACGGCGGCAGCTTCAACGATGTCATCAAGGGTGGGCTCCCCTATGTGGGAGTGATGATCGGCTTCGTCATCCTGACCATGTTGGTCCCCGAAATCGTCACGTGGCTGCCCGACCGACTGGCAGGGCTGTGA
- a CDS encoding aspartate/glutamate racemase family protein gives MDRTAHPVTSRRLLVINPNTNVAVTERVRRAAQAYVTPGTALDVVNPKQGPFAIETPQDRAAAVPHVIELIARAAGAYNGYILACFDDIAIAEARQALSAPVISMAEAGIRAAAAHHARFTVVTTVEAAVPTIGALVGVYGMSERCTVRATGIGVSETAAMTEKAEIALAAAVAASQASGSGAVVLGSGAYAGRRRQLTQAFATPFIDGLEAALNYCETAAFS, from the coding sequence ATGGACCGCACCGCTCACCCAGTGACCAGCAGGCGACTGCTGGTCATCAATCCCAATACCAATGTCGCCGTGACCGAGAGGGTGCGCAGGGCCGCCCAGGCATATGTCACTCCAGGTACGGCACTGGATGTGGTCAATCCAAAACAGGGTCCCTTCGCCATTGAAACACCGCAGGACCGCGCCGCGGCGGTCCCACATGTGATTGAGCTCATCGCCCGGGCGGCTGGCGCCTATAATGGATATATTCTCGCTTGTTTTGACGACATTGCCATTGCCGAGGCCCGTCAGGCGCTATCCGCGCCGGTCATCAGCATGGCCGAGGCCGGCATCCGGGCCGCCGCCGCGCACCATGCGCGCTTCACTGTCGTCACCACGGTCGAGGCGGCCGTGCCCACTATAGGGGCCCTCGTGGGTGTTTATGGTATGAGCGAGCGCTGCACGGTACGCGCGACGGGTATCGGCGTATCCGAGACAGCCGCAATGACCGAGAAAGCCGAGATCGCCCTGGCCGCTGCGGTAGCGGCATCGCAGGCATCTGGTTCGGGCGCTGTCGTGCTGGGTTCGGGCGCCTATGCGGGGCGGCGCCGGCAACTGACCCAAGCCTTCGCCACGCCCTTCATCGACGGTCTGGAAGCGGCACTGAACTATTGCGAAACGGCGGCCTTCAGCTAG